One Streptomyces sp. NBC_00554 DNA segment encodes these proteins:
- a CDS encoding CarD family transcriptional regulator — MTFKVGDTVVYPHHGAALIEAIETRQIKGVDKTYLVLKVAQGDLTVRVPADNAEFVGVRDVVGQEGLDRVFEVLRAPYAEEPTNWSRRYKANLEKLASGDVIKVAEVVRDLWRRERERGLSAGEKRMLAKARQILVSELALAENTNEDKAEALLDEVLAS; from the coding sequence ATGACGTTCAAGGTTGGCGACACCGTGGTCTATCCCCATCACGGGGCCGCGCTGATCGAGGCTATCGAAACTCGCCAGATCAAAGGCGTGGACAAGACCTACTTGGTGCTGAAGGTCGCTCAGGGCGACCTGACGGTGCGTGTGCCAGCGGACAATGCGGAGTTCGTCGGCGTGCGTGATGTGGTCGGTCAGGAAGGGCTGGACCGGGTCTTCGAGGTGCTGCGTGCGCCGTACGCCGAGGAGCCCACGAACTGGTCGCGCCGTTACAAGGCAAATCTGGAGAAGCTCGCCTCCGGCGATGTCATCAAGGTCGCGGAAGTCGTACGTGACCTGTGGCGTCGTGAGCGCGAGCGTGGACTCTCCGCCGGTGAGAAGCGCATGCTCGCCAAGGCCCGCCAGATCCTGGTGAGCGAGCTCGCTCTCGCGGAGAACACGAACGAGGACAAGGCCGAGGCCCTGCTCGACGAGGTTCTCGCGTCCTGA
- a CDS encoding phosphoglyceromutase has protein sequence MADAPYKLILLRHGESEWNAKNLFTGWVDVNLNEKGEKEAVRGGELLKDAGLLPDVVHTSLQKRAIRTAQLALESADRHWIPVHRSWRLNERHYGALQGKDKAQTLAEFGEEQFMLWRRSYDTPPPALEDGTEFSQSGDPRYASIPPELRPRTECLKDVVLRMLPYWYDGIVPDLLTGRTVLVAAHGNSLRALVKHLDGISDADIAGLNIPTGIPLSYELDANFKPLNPGGTYLDPDAAAAAIEAVKNQGKKK, from the coding sequence ATGGCCGACGCACCGTACAAGCTGATCCTCCTCCGCCACGGCGAGAGCGAATGGAACGCGAAGAACCTGTTCACCGGTTGGGTGGACGTCAACCTCAACGAGAAGGGCGAGAAGGAGGCAGTCCGCGGCGGTGAGCTGCTCAAGGACGCCGGCCTGCTGCCCGACGTGGTCCACACCTCGCTCCAGAAGCGCGCGATCCGCACCGCCCAGCTCGCGCTGGAGTCCGCGGACCGCCACTGGATCCCCGTCCACCGCTCCTGGCGCCTGAACGAGCGCCACTACGGCGCCCTCCAGGGCAAGGACAAGGCCCAGACCCTCGCCGAGTTCGGCGAGGAGCAGTTCATGCTGTGGCGCCGCTCGTACGACACGCCGCCGCCGGCCCTCGAGGACGGCACGGAGTTCTCCCAGTCGGGCGACCCCCGCTACGCCTCCATCCCCCCGGAGCTGCGCCCCCGCACGGAGTGCCTGAAGGACGTCGTCCTCCGCATGCTCCCGTACTGGTACGACGGCATCGTCCCCGACCTCCTCACCGGCCGTACGGTCCTGGTCGCGGCCCACGGCAACTCCCTCCGCGCCCTCGTCAAGCACCTCGACGGCATCTCCGACGCCGACATCGCAGGCCTGAACATCCCCACCGGCATCCCCCTCTCCTACGAGCTGGACGCCAACTTCAAGCCCCTCAACCCGGGCGGCACCTACCTCGACCCGGACGCTGCGGCGGCGGCGATCGAGGCGGTCAAGAATCAGGGCAAGAAGAAGTAA
- the phoU gene encoding phosphate signaling complex protein PhoU, giving the protein MRDAYHEELDSIGEGLVEMARLVGSAIGRATTAILDSDLKLAESVIAADEKVDDLQHELEARAIALLARQQPVATDLRIVVTSLRMSADLERSGDLAQHVAKLARLRFPERAIPHDLHATILEMGQLAQRLMAKAAEVIITKDVDLALQLEQDDDEMDLLHRTLFQHLLDDKWKHGIETAVDVTLLGRYYERFADHAVSVAKRVVFLVTGEHADELQPDIQPEIQPATGAEGA; this is encoded by the coding sequence ATGCGGGACGCGTACCACGAGGAACTTGACTCGATCGGCGAGGGCCTGGTCGAGATGGCCCGGCTCGTCGGGTCGGCGATCGGACGCGCCACGACGGCCATCCTCGACTCCGACCTGAAGCTGGCCGAGAGCGTGATCGCCGCCGACGAGAAGGTCGACGACCTTCAGCACGAGCTGGAGGCCCGGGCGATAGCCCTGCTGGCCCGCCAGCAGCCGGTGGCGACGGATCTGCGGATCGTGGTCACCTCGCTCCGTATGTCGGCCGACCTGGAGCGCTCCGGCGACCTGGCCCAGCACGTCGCGAAGCTGGCCCGGCTGCGCTTCCCCGAGCGGGCCATCCCGCACGACCTGCACGCCACGATCCTGGAGATGGGCCAGCTCGCCCAGCGCCTGATGGCCAAGGCGGCCGAGGTCATCATCACCAAGGACGTCGACCTCGCGCTCCAGCTGGAGCAGGACGACGACGAGATGGACCTCCTGCACCGCACGCTCTTCCAGCACCTGCTGGACGACAAGTGGAAGCACGGCATCGAGACCGCCGTGGACGTGACCCTCCTGGGCCGTTACTACGAGCGCTTCGCCGACCACGCGGTGTCCGTCGCCAAGCGCGTCGTGTTCCTCGTGACGGGCGAGCACGCGGACGAGCTCCAGCCCGACATCCAGCCGGAGATCCAGCCGGCGACGGGGGCCGAAGGGGCCTGA
- a CDS encoding response regulator transcription factor → MTRVLVVEDEESFSDALSYMLRKEGFEVAIATTGPDGLDEFERNGADLVLLDLMLPGLPGTEVCRQLRGRSNVPVIMVTAKDSEIDKVVGLEIGADDYVTKPFSSRELVARIRAVLRRRGEPEEVTPAALEAGPVRMDVDRHVVTVSGSKVDLPLKEFDLLEMLLRNAGRVLTRMQLIDRVWGADYVGDTKTLDVHVKRLRAKIEPDPGAPRYLVTVRGLGYKFEP, encoded by the coding sequence GTGACCCGTGTGCTCGTCGTCGAGGACGAGGAGTCCTTCTCCGACGCCCTGTCGTACATGCTCCGCAAGGAGGGCTTCGAGGTCGCCATCGCGACCACCGGGCCCGACGGACTCGACGAGTTCGAGCGCAACGGCGCCGACCTCGTCCTCCTCGACCTGATGCTGCCGGGCCTGCCCGGCACGGAGGTCTGCCGCCAGCTGCGCGGCCGCTCCAACGTTCCGGTGATCATGGTCACCGCCAAGGACAGCGAGATCGACAAGGTCGTCGGGCTGGAAATAGGGGCCGATGACTACGTCACCAAGCCCTTCTCCTCCCGCGAGCTGGTCGCCCGCATCCGTGCCGTGCTCCGCCGCCGCGGGGAGCCGGAGGAGGTCACTCCGGCCGCCCTGGAGGCCGGGCCCGTCCGGATGGACGTCGACCGCCACGTGGTCACGGTCTCCGGCTCCAAGGTCGACCTCCCCCTGAAGGAGTTCGACCTCCTGGAGATGCTCCTGCGCAACGCGGGCCGTGTCCTGACCCGCATGCAGCTCATCGACCGCGTGTGGGGCGCCGACTACGTCGGTGACACCAAGACGCTCGACGTCCACGTCAAGCGTCTGCGCGCGAAGATCGAGCCGGACCCGGGGGCACCCAGGTACCTGGTCACGGTGCGCGGTCTCGGCTACAAGTTTGAGCCGTAA
- a CDS encoding MDR family MFS transporter, whose protein sequence is MSFAVMRRAARESVSGLPREFWWLWTSTLVNRLGAFVATFMALYLTLDRGYSASYAGLVASLHGLGGVVSSLGAGVMTDRLGRRPTLLIAQVSTALSVALLGFMQHPVAIAAVAFLVGMASNASRPAVQAMMADIVRPEDRVRAFSLNYWAINLGFAVSSMAAGFIAEFSYLAGFLIEAGMTLVCALVVFAKLPESRPVQSVKEAAAEDGVGLGTVLRDRRFMSVVGLSFLVALVFQQGFVGLPVAMGQAGFTPADYGMAVAVNGVLIVALQIPVTRFIEHRDPKRLLVVSSLLAGYGFGLTAFAGSVGVFALTVCVWTLAEIVNAPTQTGLVVRLSPVHGRGRYQGMYTLSWALAALIAPLMSGLVIDRFGAEWLWGLCAVVGTVAGVGYGVLMRRLPAEGDWAPPAPVTAKTEVSAA, encoded by the coding sequence ATGTCATTCGCCGTCATGAGACGCGCCGCCCGTGAGAGCGTCTCCGGGCTCCCCCGCGAGTTCTGGTGGCTGTGGACCAGCACCCTCGTCAACCGGCTCGGGGCCTTCGTCGCCACGTTCATGGCCCTGTACCTGACACTCGACCGCGGCTACTCCGCCTCGTACGCCGGTCTCGTCGCCTCTCTGCACGGCCTCGGCGGCGTCGTCTCCTCGCTCGGCGCGGGGGTGATGACCGACCGGCTCGGGCGGCGGCCCACGCTGCTGATCGCGCAGGTGTCCACGGCCCTCTCAGTCGCGCTGCTCGGCTTCATGCAGCACCCCGTGGCCATCGCCGCGGTCGCGTTTCTGGTGGGGATGGCCTCGAACGCCTCGCGGCCCGCCGTGCAGGCGATGATGGCCGACATCGTGCGGCCCGAGGACCGGGTGCGGGCCTTCTCGCTCAACTACTGGGCCATCAACCTCGGCTTCGCAGTCTCCTCCATGGCCGCCGGCTTCATCGCCGAGTTCAGCTACCTCGCGGGCTTCCTCATCGAGGCCGGCATGACCCTCGTCTGCGCGCTCGTCGTCTTCGCGAAGCTCCCGGAGTCACGGCCGGTCCAGAGCGTCAAGGAAGCCGCGGCCGAAGACGGTGTCGGGCTCGGGACCGTGCTGCGCGACCGGCGCTTCATGAGCGTCGTCGGGCTGTCGTTCCTCGTCGCCCTCGTCTTCCAGCAGGGGTTCGTCGGACTCCCGGTCGCGATGGGCCAAGCGGGCTTCACCCCGGCCGACTACGGCATGGCGGTCGCCGTCAACGGCGTACTCATCGTCGCTCTGCAGATCCCGGTCACCCGTTTCATCGAGCACCGGGATCCCAAGCGGCTGCTCGTCGTCTCCTCACTCCTCGCGGGGTACGGCTTCGGGCTCACCGCCTTCGCCGGGTCGGTCGGCGTCTTCGCGCTCACCGTGTGCGTGTGGACCCTGGCGGAGATCGTCAACGCGCCCACCCAGACGGGGCTCGTCGTCCGGCTCTCCCCGGTGCACGGCCGCGGCCGCTATCAGGGCATGTACACGCTGTCCTGGGCGCTCGCCGCGCTCATTGCACCGCTGATGTCCGGCCTGGTCATCGACCGGTTCGGCGCGGAGTGGCTGTGGGGGCTGTGCGCGGTGGTGGGGACGGTGGCGGGCGTCGGGTACGGGGTGCTGATGCGGCGGCTTCCGGCGGAGGGCGATTGGGCCCCTCCGGCGCCCGTCACCGCGAAGACCGAGGTCAGCGCGGCGTGA
- a CDS encoding cell wall metabolism sensor histidine kinase WalK, producing the protein MDVNAAVAAAAAIAGVLTGVIAMLAFRWSERDQKRPTRTSLHTDPVLPPGVDTVLSVLRSSAVVLDEADAVVKASSAAYALGLVRGGKLAVEPMLQMARDTRRDGEIRQVELDLPRRGTGRGEALAVSARVAPLGSRLVLLLVEDLTEARRIEAVRRDFVANVSHELKTPVGALSLLSEAVMDASDDPEAVERFAGRMQIEATRLTNLVQELIDLSRVQNDDPLEDAEPVRADELVAEAIDRCRHQAGAKQITMAAGGTADLSIWGNRGQLAAALGNLVENAVNYSPARTRVGIAARRVNAPGGDLIEIAVTDQGIGISEKDKERVFERFYRVDPARSRATGGTGLGLAIVKHVAASHGGEVTVWSSEGQGSTFTLRLPEAGPARDRVTTHHMPGLDEEDEQPTDGTTTVTSPYDPLPAPEVLP; encoded by the coding sequence ATGGACGTGAACGCGGCGGTCGCCGCAGCGGCAGCGATCGCCGGAGTGCTTACCGGTGTCATCGCCATGCTGGCGTTCCGCTGGAGCGAGCGCGACCAGAAACGCCCTACCCGCACTTCGCTGCATACGGACCCAGTGCTTCCGCCCGGCGTGGACACGGTCCTTTCCGTGCTCCGCTCCTCCGCCGTCGTACTGGACGAGGCGGACGCCGTGGTCAAGGCCAGCTCCGCCGCGTACGCCCTCGGGCTGGTCCGCGGCGGCAAACTCGCCGTCGAACCGATGCTCCAGATGGCGCGTGACACCCGTCGTGACGGGGAGATACGACAGGTGGAGCTGGATCTGCCGAGGCGGGGAACGGGACGCGGGGAAGCCCTCGCCGTCTCCGCCCGGGTGGCGCCGCTGGGCTCCCGGCTCGTACTCCTCCTCGTCGAGGACCTCACCGAGGCCCGGCGCATCGAGGCCGTACGACGCGACTTCGTCGCGAACGTCAGCCACGAGCTCAAGACCCCCGTCGGCGCGCTCAGCCTGCTCTCCGAAGCTGTCATGGACGCTTCCGACGACCCGGAGGCGGTGGAACGCTTCGCCGGCCGGATGCAGATAGAGGCCACCCGGCTCACCAACCTCGTACAGGAACTCATCGACCTCTCGCGGGTCCAGAACGACGACCCCCTCGAGGACGCCGAGCCGGTACGGGCGGACGAACTCGTCGCCGAGGCGATCGACCGCTGCCGCCACCAGGCCGGTGCCAAGCAGATCACCATGGCCGCGGGCGGCACCGCCGACCTGAGCATCTGGGGGAACAGGGGCCAGCTGGCCGCCGCCCTCGGAAACCTCGTCGAGAACGCCGTCAACTACTCGCCCGCCCGCACCCGGGTGGGCATAGCCGCGCGCCGGGTGAACGCGCCCGGCGGAGACCTCATCGAGATCGCCGTGACCGACCAGGGCATCGGCATCTCCGAAAAGGACAAGGAGCGCGTCTTCGAGCGCTTCTACCGCGTCGACCCGGCCCGTTCCCGTGCCACAGGCGGTACGGGGCTGGGGCTCGCGATCGTCAAGCACGTGGCGGCCTCGCACGGCGGGGAGGTCACGGTGTGGAGTTCCGAGGGACAGGGCTCCACGTTCACCCTGCGGCTGCCGGAGGCGGGCCCGGCCCGCGACCGCGTGACCACACACCACATGCCCGGACTCGACGAAGAGGACGAGCAGCCCACCGACGGGACGACCACCGTCACATCCCCGTATGACCCGCTTCCTGCCCCGGAGGTCCTTCCGTGA
- a CDS encoding DUF2000 family protein — translation MSTETPADNAADNVPIRFDTKIAVLLRDDLEPWQRLNVTAFLVSGLGATVPEVIGEPYADADGVPYLPMFRQPVLIFEGSKETLTAAHGRALTRVLPRAVFTSDLFATGNDRDNRTAVKAVRTGDLDLVGLAVYGPRNAVDKVLKGARMHP, via the coding sequence ATGAGCACCGAGACCCCTGCCGACAACGCCGCGGACAACGTCCCCATCCGTTTCGACACCAAGATCGCCGTCCTGCTGCGGGACGACCTGGAGCCCTGGCAACGACTGAATGTGACCGCTTTCCTGGTCAGCGGCCTGGGGGCGACGGTTCCCGAGGTGATCGGGGAGCCGTACGCCGATGCGGACGGCGTCCCCTACCTGCCGATGTTCCGCCAGCCTGTGCTGATCTTCGAGGGCTCGAAGGAGACCCTGACCGCCGCGCACGGCCGGGCCCTCACGCGGGTGCTGCCGCGAGCCGTCTTCACCTCCGACCTGTTCGCCACCGGCAACGACCGGGACAACCGCACGGCCGTGAAGGCCGTGCGGACCGGGGATCTGGACCTCGTGGGACTCGCGGTGTACGGGCCGCGGAACGCGGTGGACAAGGTGCTGAAGGGGGCGCGGATGCATCCCTGA
- a CDS encoding AraC family transcriptional regulator gives MAPQRPQHRPPRPQREISAWRPRVPGVVEVFHAHYTEYAYPMHVHEAWTLLIVDDGAVRYDLDRHEHGTPHDTVSLLPPYIPHNGSPVTEDGFRKRVLYLDLSRLDKSFIGPAVDAPDLVDPVLRRRVGQLHTALAHPGDELEAESRLTLVGERLRGHLRPHLPGEPSRPDRTLAHRLRELLDARLVEGIALEEAARLLQAHPAHLVRAFSAAFGIAPHQYLMSRRVERARRLLLDGRPPGEVAPATGFFDQSHLTRHFRKLVGVPPGRYARSGNN, from the coding sequence ATGGCCCCGCAGCGCCCGCAGCACCGTCCCCCGCGCCCCCAGCGGGAGATCTCCGCGTGGCGCCCGCGCGTCCCGGGTGTCGTGGAGGTGTTCCACGCCCACTACACCGAGTACGCGTACCCGATGCATGTGCACGAGGCGTGGACGCTGCTGATCGTCGACGACGGGGCCGTACGGTACGACCTCGACCGGCATGAGCACGGCACCCCGCACGACACGGTCTCGCTGCTGCCGCCGTACATCCCGCACAACGGTTCCCCGGTCACCGAGGACGGCTTCCGCAAGCGCGTCCTGTATCTGGACCTGAGCCGGCTCGACAAGAGCTTCATCGGGCCCGCGGTGGACGCGCCGGACCTGGTGGATCCCGTACTGCGGCGCCGCGTGGGGCAGTTGCACACCGCGCTCGCGCATCCCGGGGACGAGCTGGAGGCCGAGAGCAGGCTGACCCTGGTGGGAGAGCGGCTGCGCGGGCATCTGCGGCCCCACCTGCCCGGAGAGCCCTCGCGCCCCGACCGCACCCTCGCCCACCGGCTGCGCGAGCTCCTCGACGCGCGGCTCGTCGAAGGCATCGCCCTGGAGGAGGCCGCCCGTCTCCTGCAGGCCCATCCCGCCCATCTGGTACGGGCGTTCAGCGCGGCCTTCGGGATAGCCCCGCACCAGTACCTGATGTCCCGCCGCGTCGAACGCGCCCGCCGCCTGCTGCTCGACGGACGGCCGCCGGGCGAGGTGGCACCGGCGACCGGCTTCTTCGACCAGTCCCATCTCACCCGCCATTTCAGGAAGTTGGTGGGAGTGCCCCCGGGGCGGTACGCGCGGTCGGGAAACAATTGA
- a CDS encoding N-acetylmuramoyl-L-alanine amidase: MATPLTAAETLAAMKAEGLTVHEHTGWKTHNRDSATGKKFGPVIGVLIHHTAGHDDRELCFKGRSDLPGPLCHAWLGKTDGLWLIGHGRANHAGSVDLDVLNALREETTLPKDNQANADGNDVLYGLEIENRGNGKDPYPDAQYRKAVLWAAALCRAHGWSEKSIAGHKEVQPGKVDPSFDMDDFRSDVKKQLADTPIKTTPAKPGTPKPTKPTKPTKPGTGTASKPRVDLSRLIGAAKKDPAAKQGHVSYMAGTNLTEAALVKLGYLAKTYAGDGSFGSKTIAAYAKWQRHLGYDGADANGIPGKISLSKLGSQSGLFEVVA; this comes from the coding sequence ATGGCCACACCTCTGACCGCCGCTGAGACCCTCGCCGCGATGAAGGCCGAAGGCCTCACCGTCCACGAGCACACCGGCTGGAAGACCCACAACCGCGACTCGGCGACGGGTAAGAAGTTCGGCCCCGTCATCGGCGTACTGATCCACCACACGGCGGGACACGACGACAGAGAGCTCTGCTTCAAGGGCAGGTCCGACCTCCCCGGCCCGCTCTGCCACGCCTGGCTGGGCAAGACCGACGGCCTGTGGCTGATCGGCCACGGCCGCGCCAACCACGCCGGCTCAGTCGACCTCGACGTCCTCAACGCGCTGCGCGAGGAGACCACGCTCCCGAAGGACAACCAGGCCAACGCCGACGGCAACGATGTCCTGTACGGCCTGGAGATCGAGAACCGCGGCAACGGCAAGGACCCGTACCCGGACGCGCAGTACCGCAAGGCCGTGCTCTGGGCCGCCGCCCTGTGCCGGGCCCACGGCTGGTCCGAGAAGTCGATCGCCGGGCACAAGGAGGTCCAGCCCGGCAAGGTCGACCCCAGCTTCGACATGGACGACTTCCGGTCCGACGTGAAGAAGCAGCTCGCGGACACGCCCATCAAGACCACCCCGGCCAAGCCGGGCACGCCCAAGCCCACCAAGCCGACGAAGCCCACCAAGCCCGGCACCGGTACCGCGTCCAAGCCCCGCGTCGACCTGTCCCGTCTCATCGGCGCCGCGAAGAAGGACCCGGCCGCCAAGCAGGGCCACGTCAGCTACATGGCGGGGACGAACCTCACCGAGGCCGCCCTGGTCAAGCTCGGCTACCTCGCCAAGACCTACGCCGGCGACGGCTCCTTCGGCTCGAAGACCATCGCCGCCTACGCCAAGTGGCAGCGCCACCTCGGCTACGACGGCGCCGACGCCAACGGCATCCCCGGCAAGATCTCCCTCAGCAAGCTCGGCTCCCAGAGCGGGCTGTTCGAGGTCGTCGCCTGA
- a CDS encoding DUF461 domain-containing protein, translated as MSSSLRRGALAAAALAFSIASLAACAAGNNAQTLEVKPDNAATSVGDIKIQNAVVITQPDLEATGPAAISATVFNNGDTAQTLDSITVADSGKTAEIKPAEGSGKLTIPAGGYVILGGKGNAAAVLASGNDAIKDGNAQKITFTFSQTGDVNLRAFVIPAESYFTGWGPSDVPATPEATATASTEPSESASESASASEPPAESVSGTPTDAASASVSAAAH; from the coding sequence GTGAGCAGCAGCCTTCGACGCGGCGCTCTCGCCGCCGCCGCCCTAGCGTTCTCGATCGCCTCACTCGCCGCGTGCGCCGCCGGCAACAACGCTCAGACCCTGGAAGTGAAGCCGGACAACGCCGCGACCTCCGTCGGCGACATCAAGATCCAGAACGCCGTCGTCATCACCCAGCCGGACCTGGAGGCGACGGGCCCGGCCGCGATCTCCGCGACCGTGTTCAACAACGGTGACACCGCGCAGACGCTGGACTCGATCACCGTCGCCGACAGCGGCAAGACCGCCGAGATCAAGCCCGCCGAGGGCTCCGGCAAGCTGACGATCCCGGCCGGCGGCTACGTCATCCTCGGCGGCAAGGGCAACGCCGCCGCGGTGCTGGCCAGCGGCAATGACGCCATCAAGGACGGCAACGCCCAGAAGATCACCTTCACCTTCAGCCAGACGGGTGACGTGAACCTGCGCGCGTTCGTCATTCCGGCCGAGAGCTACTTCACCGGCTGGGGCCCGAGCGACGTGCCCGCGACGCCGGAGGCCACGGCCACCGCGAGCACCGAGCCGTCCGAGTCGGCCTCGGAGTCCGCCTCGGCCTCGGAGCCGCCGGCCGAATCCGTGTCGGGTACGCCCACCGACGCGGCCTCGGCCTCGGTCTCCGCAGCCGCCCATTGA
- a CDS encoding ice-binding family protein — MTAATSSPPPGKIRIHRRLKARFALVPGVVLLATATVALGTAQAAEAPVDLGTAKTYAILAGSTVTNTGPSVIKGDVGLDPGSSVTGFSSSTPSGPGQIFGDLNISNGESLTAKADLGTAYTNAAGRGPGAAITDDLGGKVLVPGVYTATTSMGLTGALTLNAKGDPNAVFIFQAGSTLTTATASSVILVNGAQPCNVFWQVGSSATLGTDSKFVGTILAQESISLTTGAEIQGRALALTSAVTLDTNVITSPTCATGPTGPAGPTGPVGPTGSVGPTGPEGPQGDTGPTGPPGSVGPTGPTGPVGPTGPTGSVGPTGPEGPQGDTGPTGPPGSVGPTGPTGPTGPVGPTGPEGPKGDTGPQGPEGPQGPVGPEGGHGEHGEHGEHGDHEEHGGKPPCPKHDGPPPWEQHDKGGPGKTRATCEG, encoded by the coding sequence ATGACAGCGGCCACATCGTCCCCGCCGCCAGGCAAAATCCGTATACATCGCCGGCTCAAGGCGCGTTTCGCGCTGGTGCCCGGAGTAGTACTGCTGGCCACGGCCACTGTGGCCTTGGGCACCGCGCAGGCCGCAGAAGCCCCTGTTGACCTGGGGACTGCCAAGACCTACGCGATCCTGGCCGGTTCAACGGTCACCAACACCGGCCCCTCCGTCATCAAGGGCGACGTGGGACTCGATCCGGGCTCTTCGGTGACGGGCTTCTCGTCGTCGACGCCCTCCGGCCCCGGACAGATCTTCGGCGACCTGAACATCTCCAACGGCGAGTCCCTTACGGCGAAGGCGGATCTGGGCACCGCCTACACCAACGCGGCCGGCCGGGGACCCGGGGCTGCCATTACGGACGACCTCGGCGGAAAAGTACTGGTACCCGGCGTCTACACGGCCACGACATCGATGGGACTCACCGGAGCCCTCACGCTCAATGCCAAGGGTGACCCCAACGCCGTCTTCATCTTCCAGGCCGGATCGACCCTGACCACCGCTACGGCGAGCAGCGTCATCCTCGTCAACGGTGCGCAGCCCTGCAACGTGTTCTGGCAGGTCGGCAGTTCCGCCACCCTCGGGACCGATTCCAAGTTCGTGGGCACGATCCTGGCCCAGGAATCCATCTCGTTGACGACCGGCGCCGAGATCCAGGGCCGAGCCCTGGCGCTGACCAGCGCGGTAACGCTGGACACCAACGTCATCACGTCGCCGACCTGCGCGACTGGCCCCACCGGGCCTGCCGGTCCCACCGGACCTGTCGGCCCCACCGGATCTGTAGGTCCCACCGGACCTGAGGGTCCCCAGGGGGACACCGGACCCACCGGGCCTCCCGGATCTGTAGGCCCCACCGGCCCCACCGGACCTGTCGGTCCCACCGGTCCCACCGGATCTGTCGGCCCCACCGGACCTGAGGGTCCCCAGGGGGACACCGGGCCCACCGGGCCTCCCGGATCTGTAGGCCCCACCGGCCCCACCGGCCCCACCGGACCTGTCGGCCCCACCGGACCTGAGGGCCCCAAGGGAGACACCGGACCTCAAGGCCCTGAAGGGCCGCAGGGTCCTGTGGGACCTGAGGGTGGCCACGGCGAGCACGGGGAGCACGGGGAGCACGGAGACCATGAGGAGCACGGCGGTAAGCCCCCCTGCCCCAAGCACGACGGTCCTCCCCCCTGGGAGCAGCACGACAAGGGCGGGCCGGGTAAGACGCGGGCCACGTGCGAGGGCTGA
- a CDS encoding SMP-30/gluconolactonase/LRE family protein produces MTRNHRTQPSRRAVLGGSALAALAVTAGTGTASAAAPRASWPTEFPLPDGFLPEGITIGRKPYAYMGSRANGAVLRTDLRTGEGKVLFAGGTGLVSVGLKLDDDGLLYIAGSTGIARIHDSRTGELVATHQLTEATGHFINDVILLGDRAWFTDSRDAVLYGVPRGRDGAVHALPLTGDWVQTPNVNNANGIVGTPDGRGLIVVSSSPGVLYNVSVKTGYATKITLVGADTVVNGDGLVRIGRTLYVVQNRLNIVTVFDLDAKATTATLRRTITDPRFDVPTTAARFGDRLYLVNARFTSPQLPDTTFNAVAVSL; encoded by the coding sequence ATGACCCGGAACCACCGCACCCAGCCGTCCCGGCGCGCCGTTCTCGGCGGCAGCGCCCTCGCCGCACTCGCGGTCACGGCAGGCACCGGCACGGCCAGCGCCGCCGCCCCGCGGGCCTCGTGGCCGACCGAGTTCCCGCTCCCCGACGGTTTCCTCCCCGAGGGGATCACCATCGGCAGAAAGCCGTACGCGTACATGGGCTCGCGCGCGAACGGCGCCGTCCTCCGTACCGACCTGCGCACGGGCGAGGGCAAGGTCTTATTCGCGGGCGGCACCGGCCTGGTCTCCGTCGGCCTGAAGCTGGACGACGACGGCCTGCTCTACATCGCCGGAAGCACGGGCATCGCGCGGATCCACGACTCCCGTACCGGCGAACTGGTCGCCACGCACCAACTGACCGAGGCGACCGGCCACTTCATCAACGACGTCATCCTGCTCGGCGACCGCGCCTGGTTCACCGACTCGCGCGACGCGGTGCTCTACGGCGTACCGCGCGGCCGCGACGGAGCGGTCCACGCCCTGCCGCTCACCGGCGACTGGGTCCAGACCCCGAACGTGAACAACGCCAACGGCATCGTCGGCACCCCCGACGGCCGCGGCCTGATCGTCGTCAGCAGCAGCCCGGGCGTGCTCTACAACGTGAGCGTCAAGACCGGGTACGCCACCAAGATCACGCTGGTCGGTGCGGACACCGTCGTCAACGGCGACGGCCTCGTCCGCATCGGCCGCACCCTGTACGTCGTACAGAACCGCCTCAACATCGTCACCGTCTTCGACCTCGACGCCAAGGCCACCACCGCCACCCTGCGCCGCACGATCACCGACCCGCGCTTCGACGTCCCCACCACCGCCGCCCGCTTCGGCGACCGCCTCTACCTCGTCAACGCCCGCTTCACCAGCCCGCAGCTGCCGGACACGACGTTCAACGCGGTGGCTGTCTCCCTCTGA